In the genome of Natronorubrum daqingense, the window AAATACGACGGCTGAGACGGCTCAGATCACCGTCGATATCATGTAGAGATTGATGAAGACGGCCGCCGTCCACGGGACCGCCAACCCGGCGGGAACGATCGCTCGATACGCGACGGGTAACAGCGGTCGACAGACGAGACCGATTCCAACCGCGAACGCTTTCAACGCGATCATGCCCACCAGTCCGTACCCCTCGATTGCACTTCGTGCGATCGGATTCGACTCCGCTAACCCCATGTGGAGGCCGACGAAGGTCGTCACGATATCGCCCACGAGCGAGACCCCGACGAGGATCCAGCAAAATCGCTCGAGTGCAACTGGCGACACATCGACTGGGAAGTGAACGCGTGCGTGAGCGCCGTCGGAACTCATACGCTCCCCGCCGGAGTCGAACCGGCTGTCGCGGTGACCGTCGGGAGGTATCCTCTCGCACCCGACGCTTTCAGCAAACGGGCTATTGTTATGCCAAGCGTAGAGTCTCTGTACGTGGCACTAAGCGGGAACTACCCGCTGGAATGCGCCTGCTACCAGGTGCTCGAGAGAATTGTTCCGACGCCGAATGCTATCGAAATTGAGCCTGCGCTCGCTACCGACGCGAATGGAGTTCTGCTCGAGTGGCCCAAAGACACGACACTCGAGTAGCTGGCAGACGGCCCGTGACTGGAGACGCCAACCGGATTACAGAATCGTGCCGTGTTTTTTGTCCGGCAGAGACTTCTCGACGTCTTCGTAGAAGTCGAAGCGGGCGGCGAGTTCCTCGCGTAGCTCGCTGGGCGGGACGATTTCGTCGATAACGACCTCGCTCGCCATCCGGTGGACGTCGATGTCTTCGCGGTACTCCGCTCTGAGTTCTTGTTCCATTCGCTCGCGTTCATCGGGGTCGTCCACCTCGGAGAGCTTTCGGGCGTACACGGCGTTGATCGCGGCCTCGGGCCCCATGATGGCTATCTCCCCGGACGGGAGGCCGAGCACGCTCTCCGGGTCGTACGCCGGCCCGCCCATCGCGTAGATGCCGGCTCCGTAGGCCTTTCGCACGACGACGGTCTGTTTTGGCACCGTCGCCGACGACGTCGCGTAGATCAGCTTCTTCCCCTGCTCGAGAATGCCGTCTTTTTCGACCTGCGAGCCGGCCATGAACCCCGGCGTGTCACAGAGGTAGAGCAACGGAATGTTGAACGCGTCCGACTTCCAGACGAACTCCGCGGCCTTCTCCGCGGCGTCCGGGAAAATCGCGCCCGCCCGCGATGCGGGTTGGTTCGCGACGATGGCGATCGGCCGCCCGTCGATTCTGGCGTAGGCCGTGATGATCTCCGAGCCGTACTCCGGGCGCACCTCGAAGTACGACCCTTCGTCGACGATGCGGTCGATCACGTCCGTCATGTCGTAGCCGCGATTCGGTTCCTGGGGAACGACGGCGTCGATCCCCGCCGGAGCCCTGGCTGGTGGTTTCGACTCCTGTTTGGGCGGCTTCTCGTCGGCGTTGTTCGGCAGGTAGGTAAGCAACTGGGAGACGAGTTCGCGGGCGTGTGCTTCGTCGTTCGCGATCAGGTCCGCCGAACCCGACTCTCGAGCGTGGACGTCCGGGCCGCCGAGTTCCTGCAAGTCGATATCTTCGCCCGTAACCATCTGTACCATCCGCGGAGAGGCGATCGCCATCGCGGACATCCCTTCGACCATAATCGTGAAGTCGGCGAAGACGGGCGTGTACGCCGCACCGGCGATAGACGGGCCATAGAGGACGCAGATCTGTGGCACTCGTCCCGAGAGCATCGAGTGATTGTAGTAGTACTTCCCGATACCCTCTCGATTCGCGAAGAAGCCCGTCTGCTGGTCGATCCGACCGCCGGAGGAGTCCATCAGGTACAAGACCGGCTGGCCGGTTTTCAACGCCCGTTGTTGCATCCGAAGGAACTTCTCGACGCCTTTTTCGGCCATACTGCCGCGCTTAACGGTGTAGTCGTTGGCCATGAAGTGGAGATTTCGTCCCTCGAAGGTTGCACCGCCCGTGATGAGGCCGTCCGCTGGCAGTCGATCGTCGGTCTCTCCACCCACGCCGTCGGGATGCCAGTCGTCGAACGCCGCGAACCGACCGTCCTCGAACTGCAGTTCGCAATTCTCGGCGTCGAACCACAGCGCGAGTCGGTCCCGGACGAACAGTTTCTCCGACTCCGCTAATTGCTCACGATACTTCTCGGGACCGCCCTCGAGAATGTCGTCGATCTCTGACTTGAGACGCGCCTCGCGTTCGGTCGGTCCGAGATCTTCGCTCGAGTTGGGCGGTTGCTCGCGCGTCGAGGCCCCAGAATCGGCGTCGGTACCGGAGGATGCGCCGTGGGCCTCGTGACTCGAGGTCGACTCGAACTCGTGGACGGCGACGGGGTCATCGTTCCCGTCAGCGTACACTTCGACCGTCTCGCCGACGTGTTCGGCGAGCGCAGCGGCGATCGCTGCCGCTTCGTCGTCGGATGGCGCTGACGTGATATGAACCTGCATGACACATGCTGTGTCGGGGGGTCAAAAACCATTTTCGCCCGCGACGCGTAAAAACCGGCCCGCGTCCACCGACCGCGACTGACCGGAGAACTCGCCACGAGTGTGTTGAGGATCGCCTTGTGTGGACGCGGATCGGTCGGGAGTGAGTCGGCTGTCGAGCACGCGTACCCAACAGTCAGTTGTCTCCGTGGTCACCAACACGAAGACAGCGTTGAGTGGAGTGGCGTCCATCACGAACGCTTGCGTTTAGTCGTCCAGTCGTTAAGACGGGGCCGCTCTTTCGAATGGTGCGTTCGTACCCGTGGGATTGGTGCGACCGCTGTGGGTCATAGTCGCCGGATTTCCGCTATATGAGCGACGGGTAGCAGTCGGTTTCGCTTTCCCAGCGAACGTTCACATTTGGCCTGAGTAGACGGCTGTCGGACCTGTCCGAATAGCGGGAAATTACGCGGTAGAACGGACGTAGCAGGTGCAGGCATAACGAGTATCGGCAATATTCTCGTCAGTTCGGGTGCTGACAACTGTCCCGTGTACGTGAGTATTAGCTTTAGCCGCCTGGGGTGAACGCCCGTTACGACCTTCGATTCGCGGCATGGACCACCCACACACTGAGAACCTCGTCCATCGACTAACGACGATCCGCGACCACCTCGAGGCCGGCATGGATCGTCGCGAGTTCGTCCGAACCCTCGTTACTGGCGGGTATGCGATTGGACTCGCCGGGTTCCTCGGTGTCGACGACTTTCTGGCGGCCGGCGACGACGAGGTTCCGATCGTCACGGCACTCGTCCGAGAGGATCCCGACGATCCGTGGTCGCTCGAGGAGCGAACGCAGTACGTCCCGGCGGAGTGGTACGCCTCCGTCGAGAAGGCGATCGAACTGAACGAGTTGCTGGCCAGAACGGCCTTTACCGGCTACTTGGGCAGTGCCGTCGTCCCAAACTCTTACGAGCGCGGGACGGCAGCCGTCTCCGTCGGCCTCTCGAGTGATCTCGAGTCGATCCGCGAGGCTATCGATGGACTGTTCAACGGTGTTTCACTCGACCTCGAGTCGATCATCGATATCGAGGACAGCCGGGACAAGCCGGACGATATCGAACCGCGAGTCATCGATTCGATCTCGAACCCCGATATTCCCAGCGGGATCGCCTGCGAGACGGCAGAGAGTATCGCGACGTTGGCTCCCGTCATGTACGACCCCGAGACTGAACAGGAGTTTTTCGTGACGGCCGAACACGCCTTCAACGACGGGGCCGAACCGGACAGCGATCGTCTGTCGCTCCCGACCGAAAACGACGACTCGGTCGAGTTGGGGACCGTCGAGTACGCACACCCGACCGAAGATATCGTTGCGGTCGTCCCCGATGATCGCGTTCGGCCGTCGAACGTCATCGACGCCGACTCGCCGGTTCGCGTTCGCGGGCAACTCACCCGAATGGGGCTCGCAGACCTCATCGCTCGAGACGAAGACCTCGAGAAAGTCGGCGCGGTCACCGGACACACGAGCGGCGCAATTCAGGGCTTCGACGCAGTCACCTGCTTTACCGACAACTTCTGTCGATACGGCCAGATACGCTGGGGTGGCGAAATGGATCTCACCGACGGTGACAGCGGCTCCGTGAGCTACTATCACGACCCGGACGGGGAGGACGAAGACGTACTCGTCGCGGGGTTCAACAACGCACGGACGTGGTGGCCGGGTCAGAGTTACGTCTGGGGAATCGGCGCGTACACGCTGAACGAAACGTACGGCTATCACTTCTAATGGCGACAGACGACACATCCACGACGAACCGCCTCGGCGATACCATCCGACGGACTGTCCGAACGATCGCTCGGTTCGTCGGTGACCTTCTCATCGTCACCTGCTGGGTCGTCTTCCTGACGCTCGTCTTTCTCGAGACCGCGTGGCCGGGGTGGACGTTTTATCTCCTCCTCGTTCTCGGAATCGGACTCTACGTCTCCGTCACTGCCACGTGGACAAATTCTGGTAGTGACCAATAGCACGGGA includes:
- a CDS encoding DUF5658 family protein; amino-acid sequence: MSSDGAHARVHFPVDVSPVALERFCWILVGVSLVGDIVTTFVGLHMGLAESNPIARSAIEGYGLVGMIALKAFAVGIGLVCRPLLPVAYRAIVPAGLAVPWTAAVFINLYMISTVI
- a CDS encoding acyl-CoA carboxylase subunit beta, which translates into the protein MQVHITSAPSDDEAAAIAAALAEHVGETVEVYADGNDDPVAVHEFESTSSHEAHGASSGTDADSGASTREQPPNSSEDLGPTEREARLKSEIDDILEGGPEKYREQLAESEKLFVRDRLALWFDAENCELQFEDGRFAAFDDWHPDGVGGETDDRLPADGLITGGATFEGRNLHFMANDYTVKRGSMAEKGVEKFLRMQQRALKTGQPVLYLMDSSGGRIDQQTGFFANREGIGKYYYNHSMLSGRVPQICVLYGPSIAGAAYTPVFADFTIMVEGMSAMAIASPRMVQMVTGEDIDLQELGGPDVHARESGSADLIANDEAHARELVSQLLTYLPNNADEKPPKQESKPPARAPAGIDAVVPQEPNRGYDMTDVIDRIVDEGSYFEVRPEYGSEIITAYARIDGRPIAIVANQPASRAGAIFPDAAEKAAEFVWKSDAFNIPLLYLCDTPGFMAGSQVEKDGILEQGKKLIYATSSATVPKQTVVVRKAYGAGIYAMGGPAYDPESVLGLPSGEIAIMGPEAAINAVYARKLSEVDDPDERERMEQELRAEYREDIDVHRMASEVVIDEIVPPSELREELAARFDFYEDVEKSLPDKKHGTIL